The following proteins are encoded in a genomic region of Populus nigra chromosome 16, ddPopNigr1.1, whole genome shotgun sequence:
- the LOC133675332 gene encoding uncharacterized protein LOC133675332, producing MLHGREGEERKKDHRHMWTGPTRGNSAVAGDDVSNSFFKDGRKISVGDCALFKPPQDSPPFIGIIRWLTNGKENKLKLGVNWLYRPAEVKLGKGILLEAVPNEIFYSFHKDEIPAASLLHPCKVAFLPKGVELPSGICSFVCRRVYDVTNKCLWWLTDQDYINERQEEVDHLLDKTRLEMHVTVQPGGRSPKPVNGPTSTSQLKPVSDSVQNSVSSFSSYGKGKKRERGDQGSEPVKRERFTKMDDGDSGHSRPESMWKSEVSKFTEKGGLVDSEGVEKLVHIMLPERNEKKIDLVGRSILAGVVAATDKFECLNQFVQLRGLPVFDEWLQEVHKGKIGDGSPKDGDKSVEEFLVVLLQALDKLPVNLHALQMCNIGKSVNLLRTHKNLEIQKKARSLVDTWKKRVEAEMDANAKSASNQGVPWPARSRLSEAPHGGNRQSGVSSEVAMKSSVVQLSASKTGSVKAVQGDTVTKSASTSPGPVRSTTSPGSVGNNSKEAQPRNTGASAASDPSPTVARDEKSSSSSPSHNNSQSCSSDHAKTGGFSGKEDARSSTAGSMTASKIIVGSLRHRKSVNGFQGQALSGVQKETGSSRNSSLHRNSGSEKLSHSSLTCEKALDVPMTEGNGHKFIVKIPNRGRSPAQSSSGGTFEDASVMNSRASSPVISERHDQFDHNLKEKNDSYRANITSDVKTESWQSNDFKEVLTGSDEGVGSPATVPDEEHGRIGDDGRKSGEVSKATPTSTVCEHKLGKLNDASFSSMNALIESCAKYSEGNASMSVGDDVGMNLLASVAAGEMSKSDMVSPTGSPRTNMPIEHPCVPSGLRAKSSPCDDPAQSQGKPVDGVDYEDEKRGITDGTSLSKNTEAKTVLFSQEKSTGELSGPPNSSHVDVQQTAKPCLESYLKSEETLVAAVSSASTAVKTSNCGGKEPWEKEDGGRSNVGGISDDKEKLHGSSVFNDINNTGVQVAIEAMEGSSSNHRVEFDAENKKNINKELNISIKAEPAPPAIMLSDFAKGTINEVLQPSSSGKDMDSENLHEVKAGETDGRGHSTEKNKIENESNTASAATDHEGECKVESLGGNQVDEQCSTRPAAHKAAPILFQAPEQIVRSTESKLAGTGADETEECTSDAAEASSLSATGGSDLEAKVEFDLNEGFISDDGKYGESSDLRAPGCSSAIQLVSPLPLPVSSVSSGLPASITVAAAAKGPFVPPEDLLKSRRELGWKGSAATSAFRPAEPRKSLEIPLGTANISLPDAMVSKPGRPLLDIDLNVPDERILEDLASRSSAQEAVSVSDLAKNNDCARDALMGSISVRSSGGLDLDLNRADEASDIGNHLTSIGRRLDAPLHPAKSSGGFLNGKVGGCWDFDLNDGPLVDEVSAEPSQLGRHAQNVVPSQPSISSLRMNSTEMGNFPSWFPQGNPYPAVTIQSILHDRGEQPFPIVATGGPQRILASSTGSNPFNPDVYRGAVLSSSPAVPFPSTPFQYPVFPFGTSFPLPSATFSGGSASYVDSSSGGRLCFPTVPSQVVAQVGVVSSHYPRPYAVNLPDSNNNGAVESSRKWVRQGLDLNSGPLGADIEGRNETSALASRQLSVASSQAHAEELSRMYQATSGGFLKRKEPEGGWDGYKQSSWQKG from the exons ATGCTGCATGGAAGGGAAGGTGAGGAGAGGAAAAAGGATCATCGGCACATGTGGACAGGTCCCACACGTGGTAATTCTGCTGTAGCTGGTGATGATGTTTCTAATTCGTTTTTCAag GATGGACGCAAGATCAGTGTTGGAGACTGTGCTTTGTTCAAACCACCCCAGGACTCCCCGCCATTCATTGGAATAATTCGTTGGCTGACTAACGGTAAAGAGAACAAGTTAAAGTTAGGTGTAAATTGGCTTTATCGACCTGCTGAAGTAAAGCTTGGCAAAGGCATCCTTTTGGAAGCTGTGCCAAACGAAATATTCTATTCCTTTCATAAGGATGAAATTCCTGCTGCATCATTACTCCATCCGTGTAAAGTTGCGTTCCTTCCCAAAGGTGTTGAACTTCCATCAGGGATTTGCTCATTTGTGTGCCGGCGAGTTTATGACGTTACGAACAAGTGTTTATGGTGGCTAACTGATCAGGATTATATTAAT GAACGTCAAGAGGAAGTAGATCACTTATTGGATAAGACACGCTTAGAAATGCATGTAACAGTGCAACCAGGTGGACGCTCTCCAAAGCCAGTGAATGGACCAACATCAACATCTCAGTTAAAACCTGTTTCAGATAGTGTACAGAATAGTGtttcatccttttcttcttatggtaagggaaagaaaagagaacgGGGCGATCAGGGCTCTGAGCCTGTGAAACGAGAGCGCTTTACAAAAATGGATGATGGGGATTCTGGCCATAGTAGACCAGAAAGCATGTGGAAATCTGAGGTTTCTAAATTTACAGAAAAAGGAGGACTTGTGGATTCTGAAGGGGTTGAGAAATTGGTGCATATAATGCTCCCTgagagaaatgagaaaaaaatagacttgGTTGGTCGGTCAATTCTTGCTGGTGTGGTAGCAGCCACTGATAAGTTTGAATGCCTAAATCAGTTTGTGCAGCTTAGAGGCTTGCCGGTGTTTGATGAATGGCTGCAGGAGGTCCATAAAGGGAAGATTGGTGATGGTAGCCCCAAGGATGGTGATAAATCAGTTGAGGAATTTCTGGTAGTTTTACTTCAGGCACTCGATAAGCTCCCTGTAAATCTTCATGCTCTGCAAATGTGTAATATTGGCAAATCTGTGAATCTTCTGCGCACCCATAAGAACTTGGAAATACAGAAGAAAGCGAGGAGCTTAGTTGACACATGGAAGAAACGTGTTGAGGCGGAAATGGATGCAAATGCAAAGTCTGCCTCTAACCAAGGTGTCCCATGGCCTGCTAGATCACGTCTTTCTGAAGCTCCTCATGGTGGGAACAGACAATCTGGTGTATCCTCTGAGGTTGCAATGAAGAGCTCAGTTGTGCAACTCTCTGCTTCGAAAACTGGTTCAGTCAAGGCTGTACAGGGGGATACTGTTACCAAGTCCGCATCAACATCCCCTGGACCCGTAAGATCGACAACTTCACCTGGATCAGTGGGTAATAACTCAAAGGAAGCACAACCCCGAAACACTGGTGCGAGTGCTGCCTCCGATCCATCTCCAACAGTAGCAAGGGATGAGAAAAGCAGCAGTTCTAGCCCGTCCCACAACAATAGTCAATCCTGTTCCAGTGACCATGCCAAAACTGGGGGGTTTTCTGGAAAGGAGGATGCAAGGAGCTCGACTGCTGGTTCAATGACGGCAAGTAAGATCATTGTTGGTTCTTTGCGGCATCGTAAATCAGTCAATGGCTTTCAAGGCCAAGCTCTATCTGGTGTCCAAAAGGAAACTGGGTCGAGCAGAAATTCTTCTTTGCACAGAAATTCAGGTTCAGAAAAATTGTCACATTCCAGTTTGACATGTGAGAAGGCACTTGATGTTCCCATGACAGAGGGGAATGGCcataaatttattgttaaaattcCCAATAGAGGTCGCAGTCCGGCACAAAGTTCCAGTGGAGGAACTTTCGAAGACGCATCAGTCATGAATAGCAGAGCTTCTTCTCCTGTGATTTCGGAGAGGCATGACCAGTTTGATcataatttgaaggaaaaaaatgattcatATCGAGCTAATATTACATCTGATGTTAAGACCGAGTCGTGGCAAAGCAATGATTTCAAAGAGGTGCTTACCGGATCAGATGAGGGAGTTGGGTCGCCTGCCACTGTTCCTGATGAAGAGCATGGTCGGATAGGTGATGATGGTAGAAAATCAGGTGAAGTCTCAAAAGCTACACCTACTTCAACTGTGTGTGAACATAAATTGGGGAAGTTGAATGATGCTTCTTTCAGCTCCATGAATGCTTTGATTGAAAGTTGTGCAAAGTACTCTGAAGGAAATGCATCAATGTCAGTTGGTGATGATGTTGGTATGAATCTCCTTGCTAGTGTAGCTGCTGGGGAGATGTCCAAGTCTGATATGGTTTCACCGACAGGTTCTCCAAGGACAAACATGCCTATCGAGCATCCCTGTGTGCCAAGTGGTTTGAGAGCAAAATCATCTCCATGTGATGATCCTGCTCAAAGCCAAGGTAAGCCTGTTGATGGTGTTGATTATGAAGATGAGAAGCGGGGTATTACTGATGGTACTTCACTGTCCAAGAACACAGAGGCTAAAACAGTTCTGTTTTCGCAAGAAAAAAGCACAGGGGAGCTCAGTGGACCTCCTAATTCTTCCCATGTGGATGTGCAGCAAACTGCCAAACCATGCCTAGAAAGTTATTTGAAATCAGAGGAAACATTAGTAGCTGCTGTGTCCTCTGCTAGCACAGCAGTGAAAACATCAAATTGTGGGGGCAAAGAACCGTGGGAGAAAGAGGATGGTGGCAGATCAAATGTAGGTGGCATATCTGATGACAAAGAAAAGTTGCATGGTTCTTCTGTCTTTAATGATATCAACAATACAGGAGTGCAAGTTGCGATTGAAGCAATGGAAGGATCATCATCAAACCATCGTGTAGAGTTTGATGCtgagaacaagaaaaatataaataaagagcTGAACATTTCTATTAAGGCAGAGCCAGCACCACCTGCTATTATGCTGTCTGATTTTGCAAAAGGAACAATTAATGAAGTGCTCCAACCTTCTAGTTCTGGCAAGGATATGGATTCTGAAAACTTGCATGAGGTGAAGGCTGGTGAAACTGATGGCAGGGGTCATTCtactgagaaaaataaaattgaaaatgaaagtaATACAGCATCAGCTGCCACTGATCATGAAGGTGAGTGCAAAGTGGAGAGCCTGGGAGGTAATCAGGTCGATGAGCAATGTAGTACCAGACCAGCTGCCCACAAGGCAGCACCCATACTTTTTCAGGCACCAGAACAAATAGTAAGGTCAACAGAGTCGAAGTTGGCTGGCACTGGAGCTGATGAAACTGAGGAATGTACATCTGATGCTGCTGAGGCTTCTTCTTTATCTGCTACAGGGGGATCGGATCTGGAAGCAAAAGTTGAATTTGATCTGAATGAAGGCTTTATTTCTGATGATGGGAAATATGGGGAGTCGAGTGACTTGAGAGCACCTGGATGCTCTTCTGCGATTCAGCTAGTTAGCCCTTTGCCCTTACCTGTTTCTTCTGTGTCTAGTGGGCTTCCTGCTTCCATTACAGTAGCTGCCGCTGCAAAAGGGCCCTTTGTTCCACCAGAGGATTTACTTAAGAGTAGACGGGAGCTTGGTTGGAAGGGATCGGCAGCCACAAGTGCATTTCGGCCAGCTGAACCTAGAAAATCTTTGGAGATTCCATTAGGTACAGCTAATATCTCACTACCTGATGCAATGGTTTCCAAGCCTGGTCGCCCCCTGTTAGATATTGACTTGAATGTTCCTGATGAAAGAATCCTTGAGGATTTGGCTTCACGAAGTTCTGCTCAGGAGGCAGTTTCTGTTTCTGACCTTGCAAAGAATAATGATTGTGCACGTGATGCACTGATGGGTTCAATATCTGTTCGAAGCTCTGGGGGActtgatcttgatttgaatAGAGCAGATGAAGCTAGTGATATTGGCAATCACTTAACAAGCATTGGCCGGAGGCTGGATGCCCCACTACATCCCGCCAAATCATCTGGTGGTTTTCTAAACGGAAAGGTTGGTGGTTGCTGGGACTTTGATTTGAATGATGGCCCTCTTGTCGATGAGGTGAGTGCCGAACCATCACAACTTGGGCGGCATGCCCAAAACGTTGTGCCATCCCAACCATCCATTTCTAGCCTTCGAATGAACAGTACAGAAATGGGAAACTTCCCGTCCTGGTTTCCTCAAGGGAATCCGTATCCTGCTGTCACAATCCAATCTATCTTGCATGATAGAGGAGAGCAGCCTTTCCCTATAGTTGCAACTGGTGGGCCTCAACGGATCTTGGCTTCCTCTACTGGCAGCAACCCATTTAATCCTGATGTCTACAGGGGAGCAGTGTTGTCGTCCTCTCCAGCAGTGCCATTTCCATCTACTCCTTTTCAGTATCCTGTCTTTCCTTTTGGGACCAGCTTCCCTCTTCCCTCAGCTACATTTTCAGGTGGTTCAGCATCGTATGTGGATTCATCATCTGGTGGGAGGCTTTGCTTTCCCACAGTACCTTCTCAAGTAGTAGCGCAAGTTGGTGTGGTCTCATCCCATTATCCAAGGCCTTATGCTGTTAACCTCCCAGACAGTAACAATAATGGTGCTGTGGAGAGCAGTAGGAAATGGGTAAGGCAGGGTCTAGATCTCAATTCCGGGCCTCTAGGTGCAGATATTGAAGGTAGAAATGAGACCTCAGCTCTTGCATCGAGGCAGCTGTCTGTTGCCAGTTCACAAGCCCATGCAGAGGAGCTATCGAGGATGTATCAGGCGACCAGTGGAGGTTTTCTTAAGAGGAAGGAACCAGAGGGTGGATGGGATGGTTATAAGCAATCCTCCTGGCAGAAGGGATGA